From a single Paraburkholderia sp. D15 genomic region:
- the flhD gene encoding flagellar transcriptional regulator FlhD — protein sequence MSATSEMLNEIREVNLSYLLLAQRLLREDKPMGMFRMGISDQLADVLANLSLAQTVKLAASNQVLCRFRFDDHAVLSALADKGKTSAVAQAHSAILMASQPVEQLG from the coding sequence ATGAGCGCGACAAGCGAAATGCTCAATGAGATCAGAGAAGTCAACCTGTCTTATCTCCTGCTAGCGCAGCGTCTGCTGCGTGAAGACAAGCCGATGGGCATGTTTCGCATGGGGATTTCGGACCAGTTAGCCGATGTACTCGCCAATCTGTCTCTGGCGCAGACCGTCAAGCTGGCGGCGTCCAATCAGGTGTTGTGCCGTTTCCGTTTCGACGACCATGCCGTGCTGTCCGCGCTCGCGGACAAGGGCAAGACCAGCGCCGTGGCCCAGGCGCACTCCGCGATCCTGATGGCCAGCCAGCCGGTCGAGCAACTCGGCTGA